The Desulfovibrio sp. JC010 nucleotide sequence CTGTCCATCTTGACCTCTTTACGTTTGAGGTCGGATGGGGTCAGGGACATGTGGTCCGCTTCTTTGCGTTCTATTTTTACACCGAAGGCATCTCGCAGGGAACCGAGCAGTTCCTTGAATTTTGCGAGATCGTTGTTTGCAAATGAGAGCAGCAGAACAAAGAAGCAAAGCAGTAAGGTTACCATGTCCGCGAAGGTCGCCATCCACGGCGGAAGTCCTTCTTCCGGCGGTGGATCGTTGTTCTTCGGTTTAATGATAACTACTTTTGCCATGGTGCGACCTGTTCTTTATGCCGCGGCATCACGCAGGCCGGGAGAGAGAAATGCCTGTAGCTTTTCCTTTACGATGGAGGGATGTTCACCTTTCTGGATGGCTACGACACCTTCAACCATAATTTCCATGTAGGAAGCTTCTTCAATTGACCGTTCTGAAAGTTTGGTAGCCAGCGGGAGGAAAACAACGTTGGCCAGAATGGAGCCGTAAAGGGTGGTCAGCAACGCAACTGCCATTGCCGGACCAATGGCATCCGGGTCACTGAGGTTTGAAAGCATCTGTACCAGACCGATCAGCGTACCGATCATTCCGAAAGCCGGGGCCATGGCCCCCATGCCTTTCATTACCGCCTGACCCTGAAAATGTCGTTTGCGCATGGCGTCTATTTCAAACTCCATGATGGCCCGGACCAAATCTCCGTCTGTGCCGTCGGCAACAAGAATAACCCCTTTTTTGAGGTATTCGTCGTCAATGGCGACTTTTTCCAGTGCCACCAGACTTTCTTTTCTTGCGGTTTCGGCAAGAGCTACAATCTGGTCGATCATGGCTTTGGGATCTTCGGATTTAGCGAAGAATCCTTTCAAGGCGATTTTGAAGGACTTGAGGACGACTCCCATGGGAAACATGATGAAGCAGGAGGCAAAGGTTCCTCCCACAACGACAACAAGGGATGGCGGATCAACAAATCCGCCAAGGTTACCACCCATGACAATAGTCGCAACGATAAGACCGAAGCCGCCGACAATTCCTATTAAAGTTGCAATATCCATACGCGCTCTATTTATTTAATGCGGGAGATCCCACCTTTATTTCATTATTATCATAGTAGAAAAAGACATTTTCCAAAGGTTCATCCACCTGCATGTATGCCTGGCCGATGCTTATTTCCACTCCGGGTTTTACAATGCCCTGAACCATTATTCTACAACTTTCCAGCCTTTCCGTCTGCTGTATTTTCCCCCAGAGCTGCCTTTTTTTGTTCTTCAAAAACCGAATTTTCATTTCGCTCTTTTCGATTTTCTGTGTGAACTCGGCCGTGGTTGTGGAACC carries:
- a CDS encoding motility protein A, encoding MDIATLIGIVGGFGLIVATIVMGGNLGGFVDPPSLVVVVGGTFASCFIMFPMGVVLKSFKIALKGFFAKSEDPKAMIDQIVALAETARKESLVALEKVAIDDEYLKKGVILVADGTDGDLVRAIMEFEIDAMRKRHFQGQAVMKGMGAMAPAFGMIGTLIGLVQMLSNLSDPDAIGPAMAVALLTTLYGSILANVVFLPLATKLSERSIEEASYMEIMVEGVVAIQKGEHPSIVKEKLQAFLSPGLRDAAA